DNA from Corvus moneduloides isolate bCorMon1 chromosome 8, bCorMon1.pri, whole genome shotgun sequence:
AGAAAGCAACAGGTTGCCAGGTTTATTTGCACCTCCCTCTCTAAATTAAACCAAACTCTGAGTAATAGAGAAGTGCATTAGGAAAAAGTAACTTCTTAATTAAGGGTGTCTGTTTGGGAAATTTTGCATCTCCAGAGGAAAGCTTTAGTAAAGCTTTCAATATAGACTTTGTACAGAGCTATGCTGATAGGAGCTGTAATACAAGTTGCTTATAAATATGCagcatatatttattttcttggtttatAGCAATAAGAGTTcagataatttaaatatttagaaataattaattctgATTTCAACACAACCTTATTAATTGATTTATCTTGGTTTAATAATTGATATGGCATATCTAATTTTTAGTTAAGAACAATCTGTGAAACAATTCTGGTCATATTAATCAAACACTGGCTCCAAGGTAATGAAATACTTACAGCCTCTGGTGGGTTAGCATGGACTATAAAATGTGCTAAACCAGAGACCCAGAAAGCTTGAAATAGCTTTTATGAGGTAGCTTGAAGGAAAACTTAAAATCATTTGTATGAAATACCTTGTATCTACCATTTGGCATTCAGTTTGCTAAAGCTGTAGATTACATTTCCCTTTGTtaagaataaagaaacaaacacgGATTAATTTATGCAGCTAAGAGATTTTCCTCCCATTTTAATTATTGGTAACAGCTCAACTTgctcaaaagggaaaaaaatagtattttaaatttattctgcTTCTTCTACTCCGCACTTTCTCATGGGTAAGGAAAAAGGGCTactcctgtttttctctctaCCCTTTCCGATAGGCGGCATTGTTTTCTTAGGGAAAACGTACCCCGAGAAGGTGGCTAAATGATTTCTGTGCCCTAGTAACGATCCTGACTGAATCGCCCACCAGGTTCCCATCTCCATTTTGACCCgagtgcaggcagcagctcttgcaGGGAGCGATGTTCTGCCCTGCCCACTGACACGGCAACACTGACGGGTCCACCAAAGGTCATCCCGGCTCTCCCAACGGGCGTGGAGCCCGGTCCAGCGGGAATTCCCACCGTGACACCCCGGACATGCGGGGCTGTGGCGGGTCAGAAACGGGGCAATTGATGACCCCgcccaggctgagctgtgagGGGTCACTGCCGCGGACACACACAGCGACACTTTCATTTCGGGCGCGCAGATGACGCAAAAACGCCCCTAAAATAACTTTGCGTCACCGTTTCCCAGTGTTTTATCTCCTCTGCTCGGCAACGGCCGCGGCCTGTGCAGCCCCCGCCGCTCTCCGGCGGGGTCAGAGCTCCCCCTCCCGAGGCACCGCGGCCTCGCCGCTCCCCGGCACCGCTCCCGCGGCCCTCGCCGGGTCCCTCTGGGGGGGACGCCGGGAAGGAAGCGGTGGGGCGCTGCCTCCTGTCCCGGCAGGGGCGCTCGGCTCCCGCCGAGCTCGCAGGCAGGTACCCGCCGCGGCAGGGACGGGCCGCCCAGCTGGTTCCGGGCGGGGCCTGGCGGGGGGTGGCGGAGCCAGGACCCGGTGTAGTTCCCCCCCGCGGGTGCTCGGCGCTGCGGGCGGGCGGAGGGAGGGCGGCAGGCGGCGCTGGGCGGCCGCACCGCATGCGCAGGAGGGCAGGTGTCGCCGGCAGCCGAGGGGCAGCCGAGGAGCCGCCGGGAGCATCGTGGCAGCCCTGCGTCCTCATGGTGCTGTGTCAGGGCGGAGAGGGCGACGCTGCTCCGGCAGCGGGCGGGAAGGAGTCGGAGGTGCCGCCGGGCCGGGAGGACGGAGCGGGTGCGGTGCAGCCGTGCCTGTGCCCGGCACCCGGCGTCGAGGCGGCGAGCGCCGAGGAGCGCTGCGCTTGCGGCTGCTGCTCGAGCATGTCCTGGCCGTGCTGCTGCGAGGCACCTGGTGAGGAGGGGGAGTCCGGCAGGCGGGGCAGGTGGCAGCGTCCTCCCGGCTAGGCTGCCCGCTCTCGGGGTGACATTGCCGGGCCGCGGGGGAAGGAGAAGCGGCCCCAGGGCAGCGGGCTGTCCGCACGTGGCGGCAGGGCGCGCAGCGGGCTCCGGCGGCCGCAGAGGGCGCCCGGCaccggtgcccgcccggccgccgGCAGGAGCCGCCTCGCCGCTTCCGAGCCGTGCCCGCGGGTCACCTGCGAGCGGGTTCAGTCTCGCcctcttcctcccgctcctctTGTCCGGACAAGCCGGCCCCGGTGGAGGAATCAGCGGGCTGGCAGGCGCGATCTGCTCCGTGCCCTTGCACCTTGTGCCCGTGCGCCGGGCGCGGCTCGGGCCGGGTGCTCGGTGCCCCCCCACGCCCCGGGAGCGGGCAGAGCGCCGGGACCGCTCATCCCCAGCGCCGGGCGGCTCTGTCGCCTCTGAGAGAGCTTTGAGAACGATTATGTCTCGGGAAAACAGTATTTCCTgttgttaaaattttaaagtaagaCTTGACAGGTTTGGGTAAATAGAGGTGCCTTCTGCCAGTGTGCCTTCTGGCACTATAAATACGTTTGAGAGTGCAGTTCAGCAAGTCCACGTATTTGGGACTGTGACTTCCTGGGAATTCTTACATGGCTTTAGTCTGAGTGTAACGTTTATTTTCTCCTAACTCGAGTCCTCGCGTCACTTCTTGGTGATGTTTAGTTGATAAAGCCACAAAGTTATTGTGAAATATGCAACATGTAGCTTTAAAGTAGAGTCCTCTTAAAACATAAATGTCGTCTTGAAATAACTTCTGAAGTTATCTggagtactttttttttttttcaaacgacttcactgaaaatgtgtttgtcATTGAATTGACTGTAATTGACTTTCCAGCAGAAAATAGATTTGGTGGTGAGCTACGGAGAGGACAGAGTCCTTCACCAGTGAAATTCACATTAGTGTCCCTTCTGAGGCAAagcttgggggaaaaaaaaagtgtttgaaatCCTGAGAAACTTACATTAATTAACCAGAAAGAGTACTTTGTCTTTGGGATGTCTGTCTCGCAAAATTGTTGACTGAGTCTATGACTGAAGACTATGAATCATGCTTAGATCTTGTCTGCATGACCATGATTAGTTCCAATGCAGGCTGTTGTGCTCCTGGCACTTTACAGAAGTCAAAGAGAGCTCTTGTGCTTTTTACAACATGGAGACTCTCCTACCTTTCCTGAAGGTCTGGAAGAATCATCTTCTCGCTTACCACTTTTCCCATATCCAGTACTCTTCTGCGTCTGCTACTGTTCCTGAGATGCTTGCATGTGATAAGTGTGATTTTCTTCATTGTGTGCATTTTGCAAGTATAAAAACTGTTTGGAACAAAGCACGGCATTAAAAACACAGTCAGAGTTTACACCTAAAACAGTGCACAGTGGGAGGCATTTACCTACAACTTAAAACAGGAATGGAAAATTGTTTGAAAGCATTACCTGTGGAGATGGCCAGGGAGTAAAATTGGAAAACCAAATCTCTAGCCACTCAAAAAAGAGGACTTGGGTACTGCTTGAAACCTTTTGATTTTCAGGCTGCTACATTCTTTCAAAAAAGCATGAGTGCTTGACTGTTTTGATGATGTTCGGCTAGTATTTTGAGGCCTAATATTTTGTGGGGTGGGAATGTTATCTTAACCTAACTTCTCCCTAAAACTTACTTTGAAATAAGCACTCTAGAGAACTGCAGTTCTTGTTTTTGGTGGAAGAACTTgtaccattttatttttaaaaggaagtaaaaCACTTTCTCATTGCACTGAGTACATGCTTTGGCAATGCAAGATGTTGATGGTTTAAATTCTAGTATTACAAGATTCTGAAGATTCTGTTTCTGATAGGCTTGGTATATTGGGTAGTTTACAGAAATTAGttccttctggtttttgtttgttccttaCGATCCAAAGCTTAGTTCTGGGTGTAAGATCCTTTTGGTGTAGTTTGCTTTAATTTGATTGGTTTTCCATTTCAACACTTTCTTTATTTAGGTTGGCTTCATTCTGTAGTAATCAGACAAGCTGTCATGCCTGAAATAAAAGTTAATAGTTCTGTTTGTGCTGTGTTCATCCATAAGCCAGCCTGGGTTTGGATTTCCCATTTCAGTTATAGGCCAGTCTGATTCCTCTTGCTTCAATATTAGAGACTGTTGATTTTGTAGTTCTGTTATGTGACTATGTGGATTAAGGTATTACATAGTtcatgaacattttttaaatccacTTTGTTTCATAGTTGGTAGATGTCCCAGTCCAGTGTTGGTTGGTGGTAGTTTTTATAGTCAGTTTTATGTAAGAGGCTGTTGCTAAACAGAAGTATTTCAAGTAGGAGCTGTAACTCACTTTCAGCTGCAGTGTGGCAGGATTCCTTGAGAAGCAAACCTTTTGCCTACTTCAGGTTGTGGTTGCTGTTGTAAAGCCAGGGTCCCTAGGACTGTCAGCCTGCAGTCCCCCCTCCTAGGCAGTAAGATGCAGTTTATCAGTCTTGAGTGCTGATCTCAAGGAGGATCAAAATGGTTTGTGACaagttttattaattaaaaaaaaaaaacctctcaaaacCGTACTTAGTTGCTAAGCAACTCACAGCAGTACCCTGCTGATTATGTTTTAGAGGATCCGTAAGGCTCACAGGCTGCCACACTAATGTGAGATGAGGCACCCTTTTATCAAAACACTGCCTCTGGGACATGGAGTTCTTGCTCCTATCTTTAGAGGGTGTCACAGAAGAAAAGGTGACTCCCAATGTTTTAtgcaggtagagaaaaagaaagagatagTGAGATGACATCTCACTCAGATTTTTAGGTGGGCTTTATTTTCCCTGATGTTCACCTCTAGGTTCAGTGGAAAGACTGTTACTTTTATGCaacaaagcagtaaaaaaaaggcTGATTTCCTTGGagattgctgctgctgacctCAACACAgttctctctctcacacagttctccctctccttgctttttttttttttaatagttcagGGTGGAGAAAATGAATGGAACGAGGAAGAGTATGTTGTTGAAGAAAGCCTTAGGCAATGAGGAAACTTTAATAGAAACATTAGACTCGGGAAACTTTCAGGAAGGGGAGGTCTGATAAATAAGCATAAACTAAGGTCTTCATGGAATTATGATAGATATCAGGCCTTTGATGTTTTAACATTAGTTACTTAaacttttttctgcttaaaaatgtatatttgaTGCctatttgaagaaaatatttgaattctTACAGCAAGATAAAAATGTGATCTGAAACTTCTGTAGGTCTGGGTCAAAATTAGGGTGACTTAGCTGCAAAATAAACATGAGGTATAACAAAAATGATGTTCTGTATACAAATTTTACATTGTGTATTtgtgagaaattaaattaaatttttcctcAGGATCCTTAGTTAACTTAGTTAACGAAGCAGCTGATTCCCAAGATAATTGTTTCAGAATCTGATTATTTTGTAGTCAGTTATATTTATTGGTCCCTGGGCAGAATTGTGACTAGTCCCTATAGTAAAACCCGTACTAGTCTGATATCTACAAGGAGTCCTACTAACTCATGTAGAACTGCAGTGTTGTGTATCCCAGGTGTTAGAGTTCATGTCTTACACCctgttttgagaaaaaaaagaggaccCATGATGGTCagtgaaaagtattttcaaggTATGTCTGTTAAACTGATgtaatatttgcatttgtttctttggttCCCCTGTTCTCCACCACAAAAATCGCTACAGAGGTGTGGAGCACTGCAGTGTGTGTAGCTGCCTGATCAGAGAAGTCTTCTAATAGATCTTTACTAACTGTAGTTTATCTGTTGCAGGGACAAAGAAGAAAGCTGCGTGCCCAGGACTTGGTCTGTTTTATACCATACTGTCTGCCTTCCTTTTCTCACTGGcctctttatttcttaaaaaaatagaagatgTACATTCAGTGGAAGTGAGTGCATTTCGATGTGTTTTCCAAATGGCATTTGTTCTTCCTGGTTTAATATACTACAAGTAAGTGTAGAAAATGTTTAAAGTTATTTCTTAGAACTAGATCTAGAATTATGACTCACTTAAATAAGATTGCAGTGTTATTTTAGTTTGGACTTCAGTTGCATAACTGCATTATTTTAGATTAGTTGATAGTTTCTTAATACGaatcagaaaactgaaaatctttGACTCCCTGAATGGTAGAGGCTTGTACTAGGATTATTGTATCAAATGCTTTGGTTTCCACAAAGGGGTgatcttaaaaaaatagaaggtaATTTGTAGGTACTCTTGGGTTATTTTGCaagcaaaaaattaattgctaGGAGAACAGGTTCTGGACTCTGAATGTGATTGCAGGTCATGATGGAAATAAATTGGTCTGTGATCAGACAGTTAAGAATATTTGGGTATTAAAGTCCCTCATTTAGAAAGGTGTGTACcatatttaaatgtgtttggATGTTAGTCATGAAATAAGCAAGACAGTGACATTAATGTGACCTTTCTATTTTTCAGAACAGGGTTTTTGGGACCAAAAggtaaaagaatttttcttttcttccgAGGATTCCTTGGTTCTACTGCAATGGTTCTTCTCTACTACGCTTATCAAGTCATGCCACTAGCTGATGCCACTGTTATAACTTTTACCAGTCCTGTTTTTACATCATTACTGGCATGGATCTTTCTCAAAGAGAAATACAGCCTTTGGGATCTTCTGTTTACTCTCTTTGCAATCACTGGAGTGATTCTTATTGCCAGACCACCATTTCTGTTTGGGTCACATGTTACGGGGATTGAAGGAAGTTACACAGATCACCTTAAAGGAACTATAGCAGCAATTACAAGCACGTTATCTGCAGCTTTGACTATTGTTATACTAAGGAAGGTGGGAAAATCTGTGCATTACTTTTTGTCAATTTGGTATTATGCAGTCATTGGATTAATTGGATGTGTTATAGCATTGTTTGTTTTGAATGAATGGCGTTTACCACACTGTGGCAGAGATAGGGTTTTTCTAATATTAATAGGCTTGTTAGGGTTGGGGGGTCAGGTATTTCTCACAAAAGCATTACAGATAGAGAAAGCTGGACCTGTATCAATCATGAAAACAATGGATGtggtgtttgcttttattttacaagtTCTTTTTCTCAATCATCTCCCAACTTGGTGGACTGTGGGTGGTGCCCTTTGTGTAGTAGCCAGTAGTTCCGGAACTGCCATTCGTAAGTGGCGACACAGCGTGAAAAAACCTAAACAGAGGGAAATCTAATAATAGAGACACTAATTCATTACAGAAACAAGCAATCgtgaaatatatataaatacaatatttatttttatttattttaagtatcCCATTTACCAAATTGTAGTACCAAATTATATCCAATAAAATaagctgacttttttttaaccaaaactGAAGATATTTTAGCAACTGAGGAGATATATACTCTCCTTTCTTATATTTAGGCATGCTCATATGGGCGGTAGATACTTAAAATTTGTTGCTTCCTTTCCAAAGTGgacaatatttattttcctaaatttcCTGACTCTCTACTTCTTAGatgctttctttatttttcagagcaaTGGAAATAAGTCTCCCAGACTTAATACCATTCTGTGCTTGATTACCACAGGGATTGCAGTACAAAAGTTAGAAGGGAATGAAGAGTTGATAATCCTTAAACAACCAGCTTTTATTGAACAGAT
Protein-coding regions in this window:
- the SLC35G1 gene encoding solute carrier family 35 member G1 encodes the protein MRRRAGVAGSRGAAEEPPGASWQPCVLMVLCQGGEGDAAPAAGGKESEVPPGREDGAGAVQPCLCPAPGVEAASAEERCACGCCSSMSWPCCCEAPGTKKKAACPGLGLFYTILSAFLFSLASLFLKKIEDVHSVEVSAFRCVFQMAFVLPGLIYYKTGFLGPKGKRIFLFFRGFLGSTAMVLLYYAYQVMPLADATVITFTSPVFTSLLAWIFLKEKYSLWDLLFTLFAITGVILIARPPFLFGSHVTGIEGSYTDHLKGTIAAITSTLSAALTIVILRKVGKSVHYFLSIWYYAVIGLIGCVIALFVLNEWRLPHCGRDRVFLILIGLLGLGGQVFLTKALQIEKAGPVSIMKTMDVVFAFILQVLFLNHLPTWWTVGGALCVVASSSGTAIRKWRHSVKKPKQREI